The genomic interval GCGCCTACGACTATCTGCCGAAGCCCTTCGACCTGACCGAGCTGATCGGCATCATCGGCCGGGCGCTGGCTGAGCCGAAGCGCAAGCCTGCCAAGCTCGAAGAGGACATGCAGGACGGCATGCCGCTCGTTGGCCGCTCGGCCGCGATGCAGGAAATCTACCGTGTGCTCGCCCGCCTGATGCAGACGGATCTGACGCTGATGATTACTGGCGAATCCGGCACCGGCAAGGAGCTCGTCGCCCGGGCGCTGCATGATTACGGCAAGCGCCGCAACGGCCCCTTCGTCGCGATCAACATGGCGGCGATCCCGCGCGACCTGATCGAGTCGGAACTTTTCGGCCATGAAAAGGGCGCTTTCACCGGCGCGCAGACCCGCTCGACCGGCCGCTTCGAGCAGGCCGAAGGCGGCACGCTCTTCCTCGACGAGATCGGCGACATGCCGATGGATGCCCAGACCCGGCTTCTGCGCGTGTTGCAGCAGGGCGAATACACGACCGTCGGCGGCCGTACGCCGATCCGCACCGATGTTCGCATCGTCGCCGCCACCAACAAGGATCTGAAGCAGGCGATCAACCAGGGCCTCTTCCGTGAGGATCTCTATTATCGGCTTAACGTCGTTCCGCTGCGCCTGCCGCCGCTGCGCGACCGCGCGGAGGATATTCCCGATCTCGTTCGCCACTTCATCCAGCAGGCCGAAAAGGAAGGCCTCGGCTCCAAACGCTTCGATCAGGAAGCGCTGGAACTGATGAAGGCCTATGCCTGGCCGGGCAACGTCCGCGAGCTGGAAAACCTCATCCGCCGTCTGATGGCGCTCTATCCGCAGGATGTCATCACCCGCGAGATCATCGATGCCGAGCTGCGCTCCGATGTGCCCGACAGCCCGATCGACAAGGGGCCGATCCGCAGCGGCTCGATGACGATCGCCCAGGCCGTCGAAGAGAACATGCGCACCTATTTCGCA from Rhizobium lentis carries:
- the ntrC gene encoding nitrogen regulation protein NR(I); protein product: MTATILVADDDAAIRTVLNQALSRAGYDVRITSNAATLWRWISAGEGDLVVTDVVMPDENAFDLLPRIKKARPDLPVLVMSAQNTFMTAIKASEKGAYDYLPKPFDLTELIGIIGRALAEPKRKPAKLEEDMQDGMPLVGRSAAMQEIYRVLARLMQTDLTLMITGESGTGKELVARALHDYGKRRNGPFVAINMAAIPRDLIESELFGHEKGAFTGAQTRSTGRFEQAEGGTLFLDEIGDMPMDAQTRLLRVLQQGEYTTVGGRTPIRTDVRIVAATNKDLKQAINQGLFREDLYYRLNVVPLRLPPLRDRAEDIPDLVRHFIQQAEKEGLGSKRFDQEALELMKAYAWPGNVRELENLIRRLMALYPQDVITREIIDAELRSDVPDSPIDKGPIRSGSMTIAQAVEENMRTYFASFGENLPPPGLYDRVLTELEYPLILAALTATRGNQIKAADLLGLNRNTLRKKIRELGVSVYRSSRTA